Genomic window (Bacteroidota bacterium):
GGAGAAAACACGCCCGAAGTGCTTCACAAGGAAGAGTTAAAGTTTGAATATGTAAAACCTTCTCAACGGAGTTACAAATAATGAATATTTCTCTTAAAGTCTGGAGACAGCGCAACAAGTCGGCCGACGGGGAGTTCAAAACCTACAAGGTTGAGGAGGTCTCTCCCGACATGTCTTTCCTCGAAATGCTGGACATGCTGAACGAACTTCTCGTTAAACGCGGCGAGGATCCCATTGCCTTCGATCATGATTGCCGTGAAGGGATTTGCGGTACCTGCAGCATGGTGATCAACGGCCGTCCGCACGGACCAATCAAAGGGGTCACCACCTGTCAGCTGCACATGCGCAGTTTCTCCAATGGTGATACCATTGTGGTTGAACCCTTCCGCGCCCGTTCCTTCCCGATAGTGAAGGATCTGGTGGTGGATCGCTCCTCTTTTGAACGGATCATGATTGCCGGTGGCTATGTCTCGGTCCGCACCGGAAATGCCCCCGATGCCAATGCCATCCCGATCAATAAACACGATGCCGATGAGGCCTTCAATGCTGCTGCCTGTATTGG
Coding sequences:
- a CDS encoding succinate dehydrogenase/fumarate reductase iron-sulfur subunit, whose amino-acid sequence is MNISLKVWRQRNKSADGEFKTYKVEEVSPDMSFLEMLDMLNELLVKRGEDPIAFDHDCREGICGTCSMVINGRPHGPIKGVTTCQLHMRSFSNGDTIVVEPFRARSFPIVKDLVVDRSSFERIMIAGGYVSVRTGNAPDANAIPINKHDADEAFNAAACIGCGACVASCKNSSAMLFVGAKISQYALLPQGQVEAKERVLNMVAAMDAEGFGNCSNTGACEATCPKGINLTHIARLNRQYTTALLS